The sequence GATTCATACATTCCTTGAGATTTAGAAACGGCTGCTAACCATTTCCAGTACCCTTAATGTTTAACGGTTTAGCCTTCTTCAATTTCATTCTTCGTTTTATCCGTCACAATTTTGTTCCTCGCAACAGGTTCATGGAAAAACCCTTCCAAATCACCTTCCCCAATCGTGCGATCGCCACTGCGGTTCATCTCCAAACTCCAGCAACCCTTCCACAGACATTGCAAGAGTTGGGATTGCCCAAAAGACGGCGTGTGTTGGTGGTGATCGGGGGTGCCAGTAAGTTGAGCACAGAGGATTTCAACCGAGTCCAACTGTTGTTTCTAGAAGTGCTCGCTCCATTAGCGATGAAATGGGGAGCCTGTGTGGTGGATGGGGGCACTGATGCCGGAGTTATGCGACTGATGGGACAAGCACGCTCAACCCTCAAAGCCTCTTTTCCTTTAGTTGGCGTGGCTCCAGTTGGGTTAGCCGTGTTGCCCGGTCAAATCGCAGCTTCACCAGACGCCGCTCCTTTAGAGGAAAATCACACCCACTTTCTTTTGATTCCAGGGTCAAATTGGGGCGATGAGTCTCCCTGGATTGCGGATGTGGCGACGGCTCTGGCAGAAGATCAGCCGTCCGTAGCCATCTTGATCAATGGGGGTGAGGTGAGTTGGAAGGATGCATCCCAAAATGTGCAAGAGGGACGAGCAATCATCACGATCGCGGGTAGCGGGCGCACAGCCGATATCCTGGCAGCAGTGTTGCGAAGACAAGCGGATGATCAACGAGCTCAAGAAATCATAAAATCTGGACTAGTGCAGGCGATAGATTTGACTGCCGGACGTGAAGAATTGACTAAGACCATAGAAATGATTTTTGCAGGTAAGGAATAATACCTTACTAGGAACTGACATAGAAGCACCGATGAGCTGCGATCGCAATCAGGGAGAATTGAATGACATCCGACACTCCAACGACTTCCCCTCGTAACCCCACCCTTGAAGATGCCTGGGACCGTTACAGTCGATACGACTTCAACGCCAGCAAAGCTCAAAAGCGATTTTTTCAACAGCGCAAGCTGATTTTAATCCTGGGAGTTGCAGCGACGACTCTAGCCATTATTTACACCGTTTTAGAAACTAGAACCGCAAATGGCATTCCCTGGTTGCCTGAGTCCATCAACACATTTTTGAGTGATCAGTTTTTGCCCGCCTTGCATGTGCTGGTTGTCCTCGTTCCCATTCTCTCGACTGCACTGATCGCCTACTCCCTGCGGTTTAACATGGGGGTTAACTGGATTTCGCTGCGGGGTAGTGCAGAGGCACTGAAAAAAGAAATCTACCTCTATCGGATGCGCGTCGGCGAATATAGCCCGACTATGCTGGGTAGTGAGTCACGCGATGTGCATCTTGCCCGTAGGGCAAAAATCATTAACAAACGTCTGATGGAGACTCAGGTCAATCAGACGGGGTTAGAGGCATACAAAGGCAAACTGCCACCCCAATACAGCACGGCTGAGGGGGATGATGGCTTTAGCGATATGACAGCAGAGCAATACTTGCTGTGGCGCATTGAGGATCAGTTCAACTACTACCAACGCAAGTCAGTCAAATTCACGCGCGAGTTGCAGCGGTTTCAACTGATGATCATTTTGTTGGGGGGCGTAGGTACAGCATTAGCTGCCTTCAACCTGGAGATTTGGGTTGCTATTAGTGGAGCATTAGCAACCGCATTCGCTACCTTTTTAGAGTTTAAGGGGGTTGAAACAACCATCGTCGCCTGTAACACAGCAGCGGCAGATTTATACGATGTGCGGACGTGGTGGCGTGCCCTCTCAGACGATGCTAAACAGTTATCAAACAACGTTGAGACACTGGTTCACAGTGCAGAGGCGATCGTCCAGAGTGAGAATGCAGGCTGGGTGCAAGAGATGCGCGATGCTCTGGCTGAGATCTACAGTGGCGACAAAGAAGAAGTCTCTAAGAAGGAAGCCTTTGCCCCGGTTCTGGGCAAGGATTATGTCCCTGAGCACGCCATCAGCAGCGAGGCAACGCAATCTGACGGGTTCCAGGATGGATCAGAGATGGCATTCAGCACCACTGCTGATGCACCCTCTGACACGATGTCAACTGATATGCCAGTTGATGGCACAACAGACGCTTCCATAACAGACATTCCTGCTGGGGAGGTTCCTGCTGACTTCACCAGTGACGGGAGTGTTGCTGGGGATGAGATGCCTGCTGATCCACTGATGGCAGATATGTCCGTTCCTCCGGCTGACCCAGACCCGTTTGGAGAGCCTCCTGCTGAGCCTGTCGTACACGAGGAATTCATGGCAGACACTCCAGTAGATCCCTATATGGATGCCTCAGTTGACTCTTCTGACTCATCTATGGAATCAACCACTGATGCCCCTATCGATGCTGCTACGGATGATCCCTCTGTGTATGGGTCATTGGGTGTGGCTGTAGATTCTCCAGAGGATACCCTAGTGGATGGCTCGTTCGACACCTCAGCAGATAGCTCCGTTGTGAGTCCCGTCGAGATGCCTTTGGATGCTCCGATTGAGCTAGCCCTGGAAGAACCGATTGCAACCGTGCCTCTTGCAGAAGAAACAACACCCTCCGCTGAACCAACCAGCACAGACGCTTCTGCTGACGAGCAACCCTCGGACAACCCCCAGGAAGATGAACCCTCGATGACAACCGTGATTTAGCAGAAGTGAGATCGTTTATGTCAGACGACAGTCGTACTGAATCTCCGGTTGCACCCTCAATGAGTACTGCTCCTCTGGACACTACCTCCCTGTCTACTGATTCCATTCCGTCTGCTTCAGATCGCCCCTCTAGATCAGCACCGTCTAGTGCTCCTGAGTCGAAAGCCAATAAATCTAAGAGCTATACTGAGCAGCTCAAAGAAGATTTCGAGAAGATTTTTGATTCGCTCAACTTAGACAGTCCTGATGGCAGAAAAGCCTCACTCAATAAAGCTTTTCTAAAATCGCGCTGGCTCGATCAGATTTTATGGATGGAAGCGAAGTCAGCTCAATGTCGCAATCGCCACTTTCGGTTGCGATTGATCACAATCATCGGAGGGGTAATCGTACCCATTTTGGTGACGTTTAACGTAGACAATCAACGTCTTCAAGATGCGATCAAACAAGCCACAATCGTCATTAGTGGTGCGGTTGCTGTCACAGCAGCGATCGAGGAGTTTTTTCAATATGGCAAACGCTGGTACAACTATCGCCGTTCAGCGGAGTCCTTAAAAGCTCAGGGTTGGCATTTTTTTCAACTGAGTGGACCCTATCGCACCTACCCCAGCCATCATGAGGCGTTTCAAGCCTTCGCTGAAAACATCGAGGAGATTATTCAGCACGATGTTGAAACCTATGTCACACAAAATCAGCAAAACAAACAGGGACAGGGGCAGCAATCCTCTCAGGAAAACAGCGATGGCGATCAAGCTGTCATCTAATACCCATTAATATCGATTTAGACGATTCAATCCCCAACTTCTGGAGAAGATGGAGATTTGGACTTTAGGGGCTAAACCAAAAATAGTCGGCGATCGCCCCACTCGAAGCACTTTGCATCGCCCCTTCTGTCTCAGACTGCATCTCATCAGACGGATTCAATAACAGCAATCGCTGCCCAAACTCTTGAACTCCCTGCACCCGACGCGCCACCCGACTGGGAATGCCATAGCCATACACGATGTGACCCTGACCTGCCAGCACGACTACTTGATGGTCTGGGTTATCCCGAACAAAATTAGCAACTCCCTCCGCCATCGTTTCATCCCACAACACCTGTGCTAAGAAGAAGACTTCAAAGCTATTGCTGGAGCCTTCCATTTGATGGAAGTCGTCATACAACGGGCGCAAAAACTGACGATAACCATCATTAATGGCGTTGCTGTCGGTGCGAATCTCGGACTCCGGAGGAATCCACTGGCGATCGCTCTGACTCAGCGCATCAAACCCCTTTTGAGCTACCCGCCGACTCACCTCTGCTGGGGTATTCAGTGCAAGCACGGGCAGTTGGTGTTCTTTGGCATAGCGCAAAATCGGCGCATAGTTTGCCCAGGGAAAGCCCCAACGGCGATCGTATTGGGTTTGTTGTCGCAGTTCCAGTTCGCTGATCTCGCCCTGCAAGTAGCGATCGATCGCAGATTGAAACGGACGCTGAAACATCTCCAGACCAATCGCCAGACGCGGATTACGCCGATGCAATTCCTGGATGATTTGGAGTTGTGCCGCATGATCCGCTGCACTGTCATGGGTTTCCCCCAGATAAACCACCGTTGCTGTAGCCAGATCATTGAAAACTGCTTGCACATCTTGAGCTTGGGGCGATCGCGCTGGATTGACAATCGTAGGCTGCTCAACACTGGGGCGATCAACGGGTTGAGCCAATGCAGGACAGGTCAACAGCCACATCCCCAAAAACCAGGCACAGCATTGAATTGCTTTAACAGAACCCATGATCCATGTCCCCCTCTCTATCTAGATCTACTACGCCTGTGATGCATCGTGCCTCTTGTCTACCCTTGCACCCGTCCACCCTCCCATCTCCATTCCCTACTCTCTACTGACCTTCACTCCCAGCGATCGCATCCGATTTAAAACCGCCGCCAATTCCAGGGGACGAAATGTTGCCAAATCGCCAGATGGAAAGGGGGCGACTCCTTCCCACTGACTCACAGCAATGTCCTGCATCACGATATCGATCAGTTCAGTCAGGGAGTGACGACCATTCAGGTAATCCTGTTGCAGATAGGCGATCGCCGTCCCGATTGCCCGCAACTGGGCAGCATCGATCAGTTGTTCAATTGCAGAGACATCAATGGCTTCTGCCCCCAATACCAACTCGTCTCCCTCACGCACCTTCAGGCGGGGGCTACGCTGAGAAGCCCTTTCTCTGGTGGAATAACCGCAATCTGAGTCATCCAAGGAACCAGTGATCGGAATGCGTGACGTTAACGCACCAAAGCGATCGCCTCCCTCTGCCGTGCGATGGGTCACAAACTGAGCCGCGATCGCCCGTGCCTGTGCTGTCATCTCCTGCGGCTGAAACTCTGACATGGCAATCACCGTATCTGCCACATCAAAGTAGTCGCCGCTACCGCCCATCACCAAAATCGTCGATACTCCGTACTCGTGATACAACTGCCGAATTTTATCGATAAACGGTGTAATGGGTTCTCGGTCTTTGGTTATCAATGCCTGCATCCGGCGATCGCGAATCATAAAATTGGTGGCGGAGGTGTCTTCATCCACCAGCAATACCTTCGCGCCAACCTCCAGTGCCTCCATAATGTTGGCAGCTTGCGACGTGCTCCCGCTGGCATTGGCTGTCGAGAAATCTGTGGTAGAGCGTCCCTGCGGCAGATGGTTAATGAATGGGGAGATATTCACTCCTACCACCGATCGCCCATCTTCAGCCCGAATTTTGACAGCAGTGGAATTTGTCACGAGCCACTCCCGACCGTCTCCTGGAATGTGGTTGTAAACGCCCAGCGCGATCGCTCGCAGCAACGTTGATTTACCGTGATACCCCCCACCGACAATCAAGGTAATGCCAACAGGGATGCCCATGCCTGTGATCTGACCCTGGTTAGGTCGTTCAAACTGGACACGCAACGTCTCTGGAGACTGAAAGGGACTCGCATGGTGAGCTAGGGGGCGATCGTCCACACCGCTCTGGCGTGGCAAAATTGCTCCATCCGGAATAAAAGCCACTAACCCCTGAGTTGCTAATTGCTCCCGCAGCCAGTCTGTATCCTCAACCACCTCAATGTGGTGCTGTAGCTCTGGCTGATTGAGACTGGAGTATCTCAGCGATCGCTCCACAATCTGAGGCAAGTCCTCACACAGTAGCGCTGCCGCCTCTCGCCCCAAAATTTGCCGACCACGCGCTGGTAAACCGACCACAAATCGAGCTTCTACCCAATCGGACGTCACAAAAACCGAGGTTCGCTCTAACACCTGTTGCCCTGTCGAGGCGATCGCGATCAGTCCGCTGTTACCACTTCCCCATTTCTCTCGCAGAGTTCTGGCTATCCGGTCAAACTGGCGAGTCAAGTAATCTCTAAGCGCGATCTCTCGACAGCGGGAGCTATATAGATTAGCTGGAAAACTCGCCCCAGTGGAGCCATCCCGATTACTCTGGGGCACCTGTACTCGCAACCGACTGGGAGACGCAAAGGGATCGCCTTGAACGTAATCGATGAATAAGGTGAAACCTGAAAAGTAATAGGTGCCCTGAATTTGCTTGTACGCCTTATAACCGCGCTGATCAAGCTGGATCAGTTGTTGATGTAATGCCTGGGAAGTAGTCATACCGCCATCCTACAATGAAACACAAAAACCCCCAGTTGGGGGTTCAACGTTGCTTACTTGTGGATTGAAGGTACTAAGCCGACACTCAAGTACATCCGGGTTCACCCTGCTCAGCATTACGGGTCGCGCCCAACAAGGTTTCGATAATTAAACAGCGCGATCGCCCCGTGTTTGCAGGTGCTTTGAAGGTAAAGACAATCGGCGGATTTGAATCCAGTGTTAAATTGCCTTCATCATCAAACGTGATTTGGTTCACTGGGGTTTGCATACTAATCATGCCAGGTCGTAATTGCCCAAATCCCAATTGCTCGGTTGATGGTCCTACTCGAACGGTAGGTGGATTGACCGCTGTGTTAAAGGTTACTGTCTGACGACGTCTGGTCCGAACTGCCTCTGTCTGAGCCAATCGAATCGCCTGTTGAACTTGCTCTCTCGCGTTGGTGACTCGCTGGCGGTTGAGGAACCCCACCCA is a genomic window of Oscillatoria sp. FACHB-1407 containing:
- a CDS encoding DUF4231 domain-containing protein, with translation MTSDTPTTSPRNPTLEDAWDRYSRYDFNASKAQKRFFQQRKLILILGVAATTLAIIYTVLETRTANGIPWLPESINTFLSDQFLPALHVLVVLVPILSTALIAYSLRFNMGVNWISLRGSAEALKKEIYLYRMRVGEYSPTMLGSESRDVHLARRAKIINKRLMETQVNQTGLEAYKGKLPPQYSTAEGDDGFSDMTAEQYLLWRIEDQFNYYQRKSVKFTRELQRFQLMIILLGGVGTALAAFNLEIWVAISGALATAFATFLEFKGVETTIVACNTAAADLYDVRTWWRALSDDAKQLSNNVETLVHSAEAIVQSENAGWVQEMRDALAEIYSGDKEEVSKKEAFAPVLGKDYVPEHAISSEATQSDGFQDGSEMAFSTTADAPSDTMSTDMPVDGTTDASITDIPAGEVPADFTSDGSVAGDEMPADPLMADMSVPPADPDPFGEPPAEPVVHEEFMADTPVDPYMDASVDSSDSSMESTTDAPIDAATDDPSVYGSLGVAVDSPEDTLVDGSFDTSADSSVVSPVEMPLDAPIELALEEPIATVPLAEETTPSAEPTSTDASADEQPSDNPQEDEPSMTTVI
- a CDS encoding DUF4231 domain-containing protein, producing the protein MSDDSRTESPVAPSMSTAPLDTTSLSTDSIPSASDRPSRSAPSSAPESKANKSKSYTEQLKEDFEKIFDSLNLDSPDGRKASLNKAFLKSRWLDQILWMEAKSAQCRNRHFRLRLITIIGGVIVPILVTFNVDNQRLQDAIKQATIVISGAVAVTAAIEEFFQYGKRWYNYRRSAESLKAQGWHFFQLSGPYRTYPSHHEAFQAFAENIEEIIQHDVETYVTQNQQNKQGQGQQSSQENSDGDQAVI
- a CDS encoding ChaN family lipoprotein, with protein sequence MGSVKAIQCCAWFLGMWLLTCPALAQPVDRPSVEQPTIVNPARSPQAQDVQAVFNDLATATVVYLGETHDSAADHAAQLQIIQELHRRNPRLAIGLEMFQRPFQSAIDRYLQGEISELELRQQTQYDRRWGFPWANYAPILRYAKEHQLPVLALNTPAEVSRRVAQKGFDALSQSDRQWIPPESEIRTDSNAINDGYRQFLRPLYDDFHQMEGSSNSFEVFFLAQVLWDETMAEGVANFVRDNPDHQVVVLAGQGHIVYGYGIPSRVARRVQGVQEFGQRLLLLNPSDEMQSETEGAMQSASSGAIADYFWFSP
- a CDS encoding ABC-ATPase domain-containing protein codes for the protein MTTSQALHQQLIQLDQRGYKAYKQIQGTYYFSGFTLFIDYVQGDPFASPSRLRVQVPQSNRDGSTGASFPANLYSSRCREIALRDYLTRQFDRIARTLREKWGSGNSGLIAIASTGQQVLERTSVFVTSDWVEARFVVGLPARGRQILGREAAALLCEDLPQIVERSLRYSSLNQPELQHHIEVVEDTDWLREQLATQGLVAFIPDGAILPRQSGVDDRPLAHHASPFQSPETLRVQFERPNQGQITGMGIPVGITLIVGGGYHGKSTLLRAIALGVYNHIPGDGREWLVTNSTAVKIRAEDGRSVVGVNISPFINHLPQGRSTTDFSTANASGSTSQAANIMEALEVGAKVLLVDEDTSATNFMIRDRRMQALITKDREPITPFIDKIRQLYHEYGVSTILVMGGSGDYFDVADTVIAMSEFQPQEMTAQARAIAAQFVTHRTAEGGDRFGALTSRIPITGSLDDSDCGYSTRERASQRSPRLKVREGDELVLGAEAIDVSAIEQLIDAAQLRAIGTAIAYLQQDYLNGRHSLTELIDIVMQDIAVSQWEGVAPFPSGDLATFRPLELAAVLNRMRSLGVKVSRE
- a CDS encoding GspH/FimT family pseudopilin, which codes for MKRQLLQRQSTAGFSLLELLVVIVMAAILASIAGVSWVGFLNRQRVTNAREQVQQAIRLAQTEAVRTRRRQTVTFNTAVNPPTVRVGPSTEQLGFGQLRPGMISMQTPVNQITFDDEGNLTLDSNPPIVFTFKAPANTGRSRCLIIETLLGATRNAEQGEPGCT